Part of the Janibacter alkaliphilus genome is shown below.
CCATGCCGAGCTCGGTGATCCGACGGGCCACGGGCGCGCTTTCCTCGCGGACGCCGTCCACGGTGACCAGCTCGTCGACCCCCTGGTCACGGTCGAGGACCCGCTCGCGGTACTGCTCGAGCGGGTCGTCTCCGGGCACCTCGGCGGGCGCGGCACTCATGGGTCCGACCCTAGTCGGCGGCCCGGACACCAGACACATCCGTCCCGTCCCTCCGCAACTGCCCGGGCAATTCACGAAGGGGTACGCAACTGCCCGGGCAGATCACGAAGGGGTGCGCAGCTGCCCGGGCAAATCACGTGGGGAGCGCAGCTGCCCGGGCAAATCACGTGGGGAGTGCGCAACTGCCCGGGCAAATCACCTGGGGAGTGCGCAACTGCCCGGGCAATTCACGAAGGGGTACGCAACTGCCCGGGCAGATCACCTGCCGCCGGTCACACCTTGACCTCGTCGCCCGTCACCATGTGGACAGCGCGGTTCGCTGGACCACGAGCGCACCGACGGCGGACGACGAGAGGGACGACATGAGCGAGGCGGACCGGAGGACGGAGCACGAGGCGGCGCAGCGGCGAGCGGAGGAGTTCGAGGTGGAGCGAGCACGGCTCACCGGCCTCGCGACGCGGATCCTCGGTGACCCGGGTGAGGCCGAGGACGCGGTGCAGCAGGCCTGGCTGCGGCTGCACGGAACCACCACGGCGATCGACAACCTGCCGGCCTGGCTGACGACGGTGACCTCGCGCCTCTGCCTCGACCGGCTGCGGGCCCGCCACTCGGTGCCCGAGGCCGATCTCGAGCCGGCCGAGACGGCACCCGACCCGGCCGAGGACGTGGTCCTCGCGGACACCGTCGGCATCGCCCTTCAGGTCGTCCTGGACCGGCTCACCCCGAGCGAGCGGGTCGCCTTCGTCCTCCACGACAGCTTCGGCTTCGACTTCCCGACGATCGCCGCCGTGCTCGGGACCAGCCTCGCGGCCGCACGCAAGCTCGCCTCCCGGGCCCGCGCGAAGGTGACCCAGCCGGCGAGCGAGGACGCGCTCGCGGACTGGGAGGTCGTCGACGCCTTCCTCGCCGCGGCCCGTGGTGGCGACTTCACCCGTCTCGTCGGTCTGCTCGCACCGGACGCCGTCATCGTCGGCGACGAGGCGGCCGTCCTCGCCGGCACGCCGCGGCGGATCGACGGGCGTGACGAGGTAGCGACCTTCTTCGACGGGGCCGCGCAGTCGGCGTTCTCGGCGCTCGTCGACGGTCGTCCGGGTGCCGCCTGGTACCTCCGCGGCGAGGCGCAGGTCGCCTTCGACTTCACGGTCGTCGACGGCCAGGTCGCGCAGATCGCCTTCCGCGCAGCACCGGACGTGCTCGCCGACGTCGTCCGCCGCGACGGTCCGCAGACCCGGTGACATCCGGGACGAGCGAGCGGTCACACCTTCGCCCCCTGGTCCGTCACCATCACGACCCACCCATCACGAACCACCACCCAGCACGAACCACCACCGATGAAGGAGCACCCATGAAGACGATGACCTGCCGACAGCTCGGCGGCCCCTGCGACCTCGGTCACCAGGGCGAGACCGCTGACGACGTCATCAAGGCGCAGGACCAGCCCCTCAAGGACGCCGAGAAGGCGGGCGACGAGACCCACCAGCCGGCCCGCGACGAGATGAAGGGGCGGTGGCGGCACCCGAAGCGCTCCCTCGGCTGGTACCGCGACATGACGCAGGCCTTCGCCGATCTCCCGGAGGACTGACCCGCTCGCCCAGACGCTCACGTTGGTTGCAGGTGCTCACCGTGCAGGGTGAGCACCTGCAGCTGCCTAGGGGGTTGCGGGTTCAGGGGGACGGGGAAGGGCACGGCGGAGCGGGCGAAGGGTGTGGACCGCGCCGTGGCGCAACCCGGTTCGTCGCCGGCACGCACCGGTCACTAGGATGGGGCGCGGCCCGCCCAGTTCTGCTGCGGGCCCCACCGGGACCCCTCGCCCGTCACCCGCACCGCGGACCACGACGGCGAGCCGGACCGGTGTCGGGAGCGCTCACCGACGAGCCTCTCCCGCAGAGTCTTCTGCAGGCCGCGCTCGCGGCCGGTGTCGATTCGCCGATGCGCCGCGGCCCCCTGCCGCGCCGGGCAGGACGACCACCACCACAGATGTGGAGCACCACCCGCATGACCACCACCGCTGCGTCCGGCACGGACGCCACCACCTCGACCTTCGCCGCCCTCGGCGTGCCCGCCCCCTTCGCCGACGCCCTTGCGGCACAGGGGATCACGACCCCCACCCCGATCCAGGCGGCCACCCTCCCGGACGCGCTCGCCGGCAAGGACGTGCTCGGCCGCGGCCGCACCGGCTCCGGCAAGACCTACGCCTTCCTGCTGCCGCTGGTCACCCGGCTCACCGAGCAGGGCCGCAAGCCCGCCAGCCGCCGCCCGCGCGCGCTCATCCTCGCCCCGACCCGCGAGCTCGTCGCCCAGATCGAGGCCTCCTTCGCCACCCTCGCCGAGGGCACCCGGCTGACCAGCCGCACCGTCTTCGGCGGCGTCGGCCAGGGCCCGCAGGTCGACGCGATCCGCCGCGGCGTCGACGTCGTCATCGCCTGCCCCGGCCGGCTGGAGGACCTCATGGGTCAGGGGCACGTCAGCCTCGACGACATCGAGGTCACCATCCTCGACGAGGCCGACCACATGGCCGACCTCGGCTTCCTCCCTGGCGTCAAGCGCATCCTCGACAAGACCCCGCGCGGCAGCCAGCGGATGCTCTTCAGCGCCACCCTGGACGCCGGGGTCGACGTGCTCGTCAAGCGCTACCTGCACCAGCCGGTCACCCACGAGGCCGACTCGGCGCAGTCCCCGGTCTCGACGATGGACCACCACGTGCTGGCGGTCACCCCGGACAGCCACCTGAAGGTCCTCGTCGACCTCGTCGCCGCGCCCGGGCGCACCGTCGTCTTCACCCGCACCAAGCACCGCGCGAAGAAGCTCGCCAAGCAGCTGAACGCTCAGGGCGTGCCCTCGGTCGAGCTGCACGGCAACCTCAGCCAGGGCGCCCGCACCCGAACCATGGAGGCCTTCCACGGCGGCACCGCCAGCACCCTCGTGGCCACCGACATCGCCGCCCGCGGCATCCACGTCGACGACGTCGCGCTGGTCATCCACGCCGACCCGCCGGTCGAGCACAAGGCCTACCTGCACCGCTCCGGGCGCACCGCCCGCGCCGGCAGCGAGGGCACCGTGATCACCCTGATGACCCAGGACCAGCGCAGCGACGTGCGCACCCTCATGCGCAAGGCCGGGATCAAGCCGACCACCACGACGGTCGGCGCCGGCGACCCGCTGCTCAGCGAGCTGGCGCCGGGCGAGCGCAGCTACCCGGGGGCCTTCGTCCCCGAGATCCCCGCCCAGGGCGGCGGTCGTGGTGGCGCGAAGGGCGGCCAGGGCTCCGGTGGTCGTGGCGGGTCGAAGGGCGGCCAGGGCCGTTCCGGCGGCTCGGGACGCGGCCAGGGCGGTCGTGGACAGGGCGGTCGCGGCAGCGGCGGCACGAAGGGCGGCCAGGGTGGCGGCCAGCGCCGTGGCCAGGGCGGCTCCGGTCGTGGCGACTCCGGCCAGGCTGGCTCGCGCCGCGGCGGCCAGGGTCCGGGCGGCGGCTCGCGCCGATCCGGCGGTCGCTCTGGCGGATCGCGTTCGGGCGCAGGCCGGTCCGGCGCCTCCCGCGGCGGCTCCGTGGTCGCCTTCTCCTCCTCCAGCTCGGGCGGCCCGCGCCGCTGACGGGTGCACAGCAGGCGCACAGGCTGCGCTGGGTCGGGTCATGCGCAGGCTCCCTAGCGTCGGGGTCGTACCGACGAAGACCCGACCCGAGGAGCACCTGCCATGCGCCGTCGCGACACCACCCCCACCTACCAGGGTCGACCCCTGGACCGCCCCGAGGAGGACCTCGAGGACCAGGGGCTCCCCTTCGACATCACCACGCTGCTGGACCGGCGCCGGGCTCTGAAGGTCTTCGGCCTCGGCGCCGGCGCGGCTACCCTGGCGGCCTGCGGGGCGAGCGCGACCGACAGCTCCTCGAGCAGCTCGAGCACCAGCGGCTCGAGCACCGCGAGCAGCAACGCCAGCTCCAGCAGCAGCTCCGGCGACCTCACCGAGATCCCCGAGGAGACCGCCGGCCCCTACCCGGGCGACGGCAGCAACGGCGCGGACGTGCTCGAGGAGTCCGGGGTGGTCCGCCAGGACATCACCAGCAGCTTCGGCGACGCCTCCGGCACCGCCGAGGGCATCCCGATGACCCTCGAGCTGACCATCCTCGACATGCAGGCCGACGGCGCCGGCATGGAGGGCGCGGCCGTCTACGTGTGGCACTGCGACCGGGCCGGCCTCTACTCGATGTACTCCGACGAGATCGCCGAGGAGAACTACCTGCGCGGCGTGCAGATCGCCGACGCCGACGGGGAGGTGAGCTTCACGAGCATCTTCCCGGCCTGCTACTCCGGGCGCTGGCCGCACATCCACTTCGAGGTGTACCCCGACGAGGCGAGCATCACCGACAGCACCAACGCCATCGCCACCTCGCAGGTGGCGCTGCCCAAGGCCACCTGCGACACCGTGTACGCCACCGACGGCTACGAGCAGTCGGTGTCCAACCTCTCCAGCCTCACGCTGGCCACCGACGGGGTCTTCGGTGACGACGGCGGGTCCAGCCAGATGGCGGCCGTCTCCGGCGACGTCGGCAGCGGCTACACCGTGAAGCTCACCGCTCCCGTCGACACCGAGACCGAGGCCGGTGGCGGCGGCATGAGCGGCGGTGGGGGCGAGCCGCCGTCGGGCGGCGGGGAGCCCCCGTCGGGCGGTGAGCCGCCGAGCGGCGAGGCTCCGGGCGGGTCGAGCTCCAGCGCCACCTCGTCGAGCTGAGCAGGGCGAAGGGGGTCAGGGCAGCAGCCCGGCCTCCCGGGCCAGCGCGGCGGCCTCACCACGGGTCGCCGCGCCGAGCTTGGCCAGCACGTTGGAGACGTGCACGCTGACCGTCTTCCGCGAGATGAACAGCTCGTCCGCGACCTGGCCGTTGGTGCGGCCCTGGGCGACCAGCGCCAGCACCTCGCTCTCCCGCGGGGTGAGCGGGGTCGCTGCGGGGTGTGCTGCAAGA
Proteins encoded:
- a CDS encoding sigma-70 family RNA polymerase sigma factor; this translates as MSEADRRTEHEAAQRRAEEFEVERARLTGLATRILGDPGEAEDAVQQAWLRLHGTTTAIDNLPAWLTTVTSRLCLDRLRARHSVPEADLEPAETAPDPAEDVVLADTVGIALQVVLDRLTPSERVAFVLHDSFGFDFPTIAAVLGTSLAAARKLASRARAKVTQPASEDALADWEVVDAFLAAARGGDFTRLVGLLAPDAVIVGDEAAVLAGTPRRIDGRDEVATFFDGAAQSAFSALVDGRPGAAWYLRGEAQVAFDFTVVDGQVAQIAFRAAPDVLADVVRRDGPQTR
- a CDS encoding intradiol ring-cleavage dioxygenase — encoded protein: MRRRDTTPTYQGRPLDRPEEDLEDQGLPFDITTLLDRRRALKVFGLGAGAATLAACGASATDSSSSSSSTSGSSTASSNASSSSSSGDLTEIPEETAGPYPGDGSNGADVLEESGVVRQDITSSFGDASGTAEGIPMTLELTILDMQADGAGMEGAAVYVWHCDRAGLYSMYSDEIAEENYLRGVQIADADGEVSFTSIFPACYSGRWPHIHFEVYPDEASITDSTNAIATSQVALPKATCDTVYATDGYEQSVSNLSSLTLATDGVFGDDGGSSQMAAVSGDVGSGYTVKLTAPVDTETEAGGGGMSGGGGEPPSGGGEPPSGGEPPSGEAPGGSSSSATSSS
- a CDS encoding DEAD/DEAH box helicase, producing MTTTAASGTDATTSTFAALGVPAPFADALAAQGITTPTPIQAATLPDALAGKDVLGRGRTGSGKTYAFLLPLVTRLTEQGRKPASRRPRALILAPTRELVAQIEASFATLAEGTRLTSRTVFGGVGQGPQVDAIRRGVDVVIACPGRLEDLMGQGHVSLDDIEVTILDEADHMADLGFLPGVKRILDKTPRGSQRMLFSATLDAGVDVLVKRYLHQPVTHEADSAQSPVSTMDHHVLAVTPDSHLKVLVDLVAAPGRTVVFTRTKHRAKKLAKQLNAQGVPSVELHGNLSQGARTRTMEAFHGGTASTLVATDIAARGIHVDDVALVIHADPPVEHKAYLHRSGRTARAGSEGTVITLMTQDQRSDVRTLMRKAGIKPTTTTVGAGDPLLSELAPGERSYPGAFVPEIPAQGGGRGGAKGGQGSGGRGGSKGGQGRSGGSGRGQGGRGQGGRGSGGTKGGQGGGQRRGQGGSGRGDSGQAGSRRGGQGPGGGSRRSGGRSGGSRSGAGRSGASRGGSVVAFSSSSSGGPRR